The genomic interval CGCCGGAAGCGAAAAGCTGGTGGCCGATCGCGCGGTTGCGGGCCGAGGGCATCCCGATGAAGCGGTTGGCGACGTCGCGGTCCTGGCTGACGCAGTAGTACACCCACAGGCGCTCCGGCCGCTCGGCCAGGAACGGTTCGACGTGATCGGTTGCGACGACCGGCACGGGTACGGCGCCCGACGTGTAGAAGGAGTGCTCGCTGAGGGCGTCGACGACCGTCCAGCCCTTCAGGAGATCGGCGACGACGGCTTTCGCGGCGAGATAGCTCGCGAGCCCGCCCTCCCCGGACGGCTCGTCGGAGATGTGGAAGACCACGTGCTCGCGATCCCACTCCTCGTCGAGCACGGCCTGCAGCGCCGGCAGCAGCGCCTCCATCAGGATCCGGTACTGCGGGTCGGTCGCGGCAACGTCCCACCCGAAAGCTCGCTCCTGGTCCACCACGATGCCAGGCGTGGCCTCCGCGCCCCACTGGGTGAAGAGATGCGCGATCTCGACGCCGGTGATCCCGTTGCGCCGGCACAACTCGAGCCAGCGGCGAAGCCGATCGAAGCCGAAGCTGTGCCCGCCGTCGGTCGCCGTGATGTCGATGAGCTGCACGACAGTCCGGTACGAACCGATCGCCGTGTCGAGCGGCGGCGTCCAGACCGGGGTGAGCAACGACGTCGCACCCATCTCGGCCGCCGAAGCCATGAATCGGTCGACCAGCGCCCAGTGCTCCTCGCTGAACACCTCGACGCCGTAATGATCCGCAAGCGAGTCCAGATGCATCCAGTGGCTCGAGACGATGTCGAGCGGCGGCAGCTCGATCCCCGTGATCTCGACGCTCACCGAGGCCCGATGGAGCTCGGCTCCGTCGGGCGAGCTGACCACGATCGTGAGTTCGTGTACGCCGGCCCGCGCCGGATCGGTCGTGGTGACGTCGAACCACAGCGCACCCCAACCGCCGAACCGGACCGGAGCCTCACCGTCCGGCATCGGCCGCAACAGGTCCGGATACAGCCCGGGCTCGTCGAACTCGTAGCCGTCGTCATGCCCCGGCAGAGCAAGGAACGCACACGGCACGAGGTCCACGCACGACATCGCCACCAGGTCGGCCGCATCGCCCTCGACCCGTACCCGAAGTGGGCGAGGATCGCGGAACGTCGCCTCCATCGGCGGCCGGTAAGCAAGCTGGAAGGACGCCGGCTCACCGAGGAACGCCTGGAACCTGGTCGCACCGGCCACCGGCCGCGGCACCCGGACCGGGTGCACCTTCACCAGCGCATCGCAGACAACGAACTCCCACATCGCGGTCCCACCATCCCAGCCTCTGCGCAATAGTGGAACCTATGATGCAGATCCGCGCATCAATGCACAACGCCGGTCTCGCCGTACAGGATCGAGGTCCAGGCGGTGGTGAGGGTGTCGACGAGCACTTCCTCGTCGTCGAACGGCGGGACCGCGGCGGCGGCCAGATAGTAGAGACGTTCTCCCATCCAGGTCAGCGAGGCGGCGACGTCGCGGGGGTTCGCGGAGCCGAGGTGCCGTAGGGCCTCGGGGTCGGACTCGATCCGGGCTGTGGCGGCCTCGGTGAACAGGTTCATCTGCTCGAGCCACAGCTCCCGAAGCCCTTCGTCCGATCCCCAGCTCTCCACGATGGCCATCAGGACGCCGGCATTCTCACGCCACAACCGCGCTCCATCAGCCACACCCGCTCGAAGTGCTTCGACCGGGTCCTGCTCGTGGTCGATCCACGGGCGAGCTGCCCGCTGCCCCTGCGTTACGGCCGCGCGCACCAGGTCACCCAGCACGGCCTGCTTGCTCGGGAAGTAGAAGTAGAAGCTGGCCCGGGAAACGCCTGCGGCGGTCAGGATGTCGGCCACGCTCAGGCCGTCGAAGCGACGCTCCTGCAGCAGCTCGCGCGTCGCGGACAGGATCCGCTCCCGAAGCTCGGCGGGCGCCTGGGCGGGTCCGGATCGACGGGCTGAGCGCACGGTGCGGTCGGCAGGCATACGAGCATCATACAGAGTGTATGGACATAGCGACCATACACTGTGTATGGTCGTGGCGTGACTCAGACAGCGATTCATTTGATCGTCAACGATCCAGATCAGGCCGCCTCCTGGTACGCCGCAGCGTTGGGCGCACGCGAGACGAGCCGACTCACGCTCCCCGACGGCCGCACCCTGACCATCGACCTCCTGCTCGGCGACACGGTGCTGGCGGTGGCGGGAGAGTTCCCGGACCGCGGCATGCGCACTCCGGCCGCTCTGGGCGGCACACCCGCCGCTCTGCACGTCCAGGTCCCCGACGTCGACGCCGCCTGGGCGCAGGCGCTGCAGGCGGGCGCCACAGTCTTCGAACCGGTGCACGACGCCTTCTGGGGCGACCGCACCGTCCAGTTCCTCGACCCATCGGGCCACCGCTGGGCGTTGGACCAGCACGTACAGGACGTGTCGCCCGAAGAGATCGCCGAGCGAGCAGCCGAACTGTTCGGCGCCTCAGCCTGAATCTCCGGTCAGTTCGACACCAGGCGGATGAGGGCCGTGGCGGCGACGCCTGCGGCGGCGGCCGGCAACATCGGGATCCGGACGAGATTGAGGATGCCGGCGACGCCTACGCCGACCAGTTGGGTCCAGTCGATCGAGCGGCCGCCGAGGTCGGTGACGATCAGTCCGGCGAGCAACGCCGGAGCTGTCAGTTGGGTGACACCGACCACGGCCGGCGGGAGCTCGCGCTTCCCCAGGACCAGCGGGCCTGCGGCCTTCATCAACCAGTTAGTGATGCTGACCACCAGTACGCACAGCCACAGCTTCATCAGACCTCCCTCGTCGTAGTCCGATCAGGGTGGCCGCAGCAGCGCCGAGCAAGGCGTAGCTGGGGCCGGTGACGAACAACAGCCCGGCGGAGATCACCGCACCGAGCAGACAGGCAACGACCGCGCGGCGGGATCGACGTACCTCGTCGATCAGCAAGATGATGAAGAACGCGGGGAACGCCACGTCCAGCCCGAGCTTGTGCATGAGATCCGGCGACGGAGCGGCGAGTACGCCGACCGCGGTGCCGCCGGTCCAGCAGATCCATTGCGGGACACTGACGCCGATCATCCGCCAGACGTCGTACCGATTGCCCTGTTCGTGAGCGGCCACGAACGAAGCGTCGACGATGGCTTGCGCCTGGAGCATGCGGGCCAGCCGGCCGCCGCGCAGGCTCGGCGCGAGCGCCACGCTCATCACCAGGTAACGCACGTTGATCACCATGGCCGCGACGATCGCGGCCAGGACCGTTGCTCCGGACAACGAACTGAGCAAGGTGAACTGCGCCGACCCGCTGAACGCGAACGCGGAGAACACGACCGGCGCCACGGTCCCCCAGCCCCGCGCCCGCGCCTCGGCACCGAAGTTCAGTGCCAGTACGCCGGTCGCGAGCCCCGGCCCGATGCCGAGCCGAAGGCCGCGGGCGAACGACTGCCGACCGGACCCCGTCATGCTGTCGATCCATCCCGGGCCCGCGCGTAATGCCGTCGGGCGCGAGCCCGGTTGCCGCAGTCGGCCGAACTGCACCAGCGGCGCGAGCCGTTCTTGCTCCGGTCCAGGAACAGCCAGCCGCAGCCGTCGTCTCCGCACCGGCGCAGCCGACCCAGGTCTTCGTCCTCGAACAACCGCCAGACCGCCAGCCGGACCGTGTCTTCCGGATCTTCGGCCCGCCATCCGAAGGGATTCAGCTCAACGGATGCCGACCGGACAGCCCCGGAGATGAGGTCGTGCAGCGCGTCGATCGCAGCGGGAGCGGGCTGGTCTCCGACGGCGAGGCCTGCGAGGACCTCGTACGCGATGCGTCGAACGGCCACCAGGTCGTCGCGCAGCCGTGGCGTCACCGCTGCTTGATCCGTGCGTACGCCGGCGGCCAGCAGCCAGCGCTCCACATTCGACAGGTCGGCGAACCGATCGATCGTGCGGGTGGGATCGTGACGCCACGCCACGGTGTTCACCAGGTCGAGCGCGAGATGCCCGCCGATCAACTCCGGCTGATACGTCACCCGGAACCACCTCCGAGCCTTCACTCTAACGGGCAATACCGCTTTTGGCTGTTAGAGTGATTGCAGGGGTCAGTCGGCTGCCGGCGGGGTTGCAGTGCGCTGCGGGCTGGGCGACGACGTGCCAGGCGGCGGAGTCGTTGCCGGAGCGCTGCTCGGCGGCGCGCTCGACGGGGAGTCTCCGGTCGAGGGCGTTGGGGTGGGAACGCTCGGCGTGGTGCTGCTCCGGGTGGGCGCGCTCGGCGACGCTGTCGGCGACGAGGTGCCGGTCGGCGACGCGCTGGGCGAGGCGGTGCTCGGCGTCGCCGTCGGCGAGGCGCTTTGCGTCGGCCGGGTCGAGGTGCTCGTCCGGGTCTCGCCGCCGCTCGATGCCGTCCTGGTCGCGGTGGAGCTCGGGGCTTGCGTGCTGGGGCTGCTCGCAGGACCGACGTCGGTCGTGGGGGGCAGCTTCGGATCGTTGCCGTTGAGCAGGACCCCGGCCAGCACAGCCGCTCCGGTCGCGAGTACGGCGATCCCTCCGACGAGAAGGGTCTTCCTTCGCGTCCGGTTCGGCGTCCCGGGCGCGTCGAGTGGTGGCTGCGTAGCGGTGACGACCGGGTCGTTGTTCGCTGCCACGACGGCCGGCACGAGGCTTGCGGGAGCTGGTGACTGGGCACGCAAGGCGCCACCCGCGATCTCGGTCGCGGACGGACGGTCGGCGGCGTCCTTCGCGAGCATCCGGAGCAGGACGCTCTCGAACGCTCCGCCCAACTCGGGGCGGTCCAGACTCGGGCGTACCGGAGCGGTGTCGACGTGCTGGTAAAGAATCGCGGTCGGATGTTCCGCCGTGAACGGCGGCTGACCGGTCACCAGCTGATAGAGGACACAACCCAGCGCGTAGACGTCGGCTGCCTTGCCCGCCTGCTCACCCTTCGCCCGCTCGGGGGCGAGATAGTGCGTGCTGCCGATGATCTGGCCGGTCGCCGTGAGCGTGTTCGTCCCCTCACCTGGAAGGTGAGCGATGCCGAAGTCCGCGACCTTGACGGTCCCGTCCGCCGTCAGCAGCAGGTTGCCCGGCTTCACATCGCGATGAACGACGTCCTCCAGGTGCGCGGCGGCCAGGCCCGCGGCGGCCTGCTCGACGATGTCGATCGCGCGATCCTTCGGCAGCGTTCCCTGCTGAGCCAACTCGGCTGCGACGGTGCGACCCTCGACGAGCTCCATCACCAGGAAGAAGCCTTCGCCGTGGGGACCGAAGTCGTACACCGAGACCACGTGCGGGTCACTCAGCCTCGCGGCGGCTCGCGCCTCCCGCTGGAACCGCTCACCCGCGCGCGTGTCCCGATCGGACGGCAGCAGCAACTTGACCGCGACCACCCGCCCCAGCAGCTCGTCCGTGGCACGGAACACCTCCCCCATGCCACCCCGACCAACAGAAGGCCCCAGCCTGTACCGCTTGGCAATAAGCATCCGATCCCCCGTACCCAGCCCGACCCCCATTGAACCCGGCGGGACCCCAGGTTCAAGGCAGCCCTCTGATTCAGCGCAACTTTTCGGTCCTCGCGAGTATCGAGGTAAGCACTACTTCATACTGTGACCCCGAGGGGCTGGGCATGTCCGGTCGGCTGAGCAAGGCGGCTGTTGCCGCGCTTTTGGCACTAGGAGTCACCCCTGGGGCCGCGCAAGCGGTGGGTGCTGGGACGGCTGCGTCAGCGCAGGCGTCAGCTGGTTGTTACGTCCATGTCGGATCGGTGACCGCTGCGGGTGATCACTCGGGCAAGCTGGTCACCGTCGGCGCAGCGACGTCCGACGTACTGCGCACCGGTGTCTACCCTGCCGGCGCGGTCCGGGTCAGCGGGTCCCTGGAAGCGGATCCGGACGTCACCGGGTACGGCGGGTGGATCGGCGGGTACACCGTCCTGGGCTCGTCCATGTACTCCACCTCGTACTACCTCACCCTGGACGGCGACGTCGACCGGACCAGGCCTACGACGTACCTGGTCGGTGGCGGTTGGGGTGACACGACCTTCTTCGAGACCACGCGGTTCTGGGACTACCCGAAGCTGCCGAACCTGATCAGGCAGTACCAGCTGCGGGCCGACGGGACCTTGAGCCGTTGGGACATGCAGTACAACAATGGCAACAGCTCGGTGAAGTGGGCGAACAAGCAGTCCGCGACCGGGTTCAGCTCGGTGAAGACGATGGCGCTGATCAGCCAGACGCTGACCTACGACACCTTCCTGGCCAACACCCGCGGCGGCGCGCTCTACACGATCCGGATCCCGCGCACCTCACCGATGAAGCCGATCGTGAAGCAGGTCCGCACGAAGACCTGGCAGGCGTTCGACGCGCTGGTGGCCGAGAAGTGCGGTCAGTACGGGACGATGCTGGTCGGCATCGACAAGGACACCCGGTCCGCCTACGCGTACGCCGTTGGTCACGCCAACGGAACCGCCACTGTCATCCAGGGCCTCGGCAAAGTACCGGCCGCGTTCGCCGATCCCGTGTACTTCCGCCGCCAGATCCGTCAGGGCGATGCCCAGATGCTGTTCGGAGAGTGATGGTCACCATGTCGGGACGACTCAGTACTGCGGCGCGCATCGCGGCTGCCGCCGCGCTGGTGACCGGGATGCTGTCCGGGGTGCCGGGCGAGGCACTGGCTGCTGACACCACCGCCACCGCTGGATGCAAGATCGAGCCCGGGTCCGTGACCGCCGGTGGTGATCACACGGACCGGGTGATCACTGCCGGATCGCCGGCAACGGTGCAGGAGAAGCCGCGGTACCCCGACATCTACCCCGACGGCCGGCCCCGGTTGAGCACGTTGATCGGCGACGAACCCGTCACCCCCAGCCCCGGCCGCGGGTACTACGGCCACGCGGTGATCGGCTCGGGGCTCTACGACAGCTTCTACATCGTCACGGAGGCCGGGGAGGTCGACCCGATGCAGCACCTCAACGAACGGGTCGGTGGCGGCTGGGGTGACACCACCTTCCTCGAGACGAGCTATCCGCATGATCCGGATCCCTGGGCCTTGACCAACCATTATTCGCTTCGCTCGAACGGCATCCTCACCGCATGGGACGACAAGGGCGGGTTCGGCTGGACCAACGCACGGTCCGCCGGTGGGTTCGCGGCGGTGAAGACGATGGCGCTGATCAGCCAGACCGCGACGTACGACACCTTCCTGGCCAACACTCGGGGCGGCGCCCTCTACACGATCCGGCTCCCACTCACCGCGCCGCTGAAGCCGATCGTGAAGAAGGTCCGCGACTCCACCTGGCAGGGCTTCGAGTCGCTGATCGCCGAGAAGTGCGGCCAGTACGGCACCCTGCTGCTCGGCA from Kribbella sp. NBC_00709 carries:
- a CDS encoding DUF4091 domain-containing protein — its product is MWEFVVCDALVKVHPVRVPRPVAGATRFQAFLGEPASFQLAYRPPMEATFRDPRPLRVRVEGDAADLVAMSCVDLVPCAFLALPGHDDGYEFDEPGLYPDLLRPMPDGEAPVRFGGWGALWFDVTTTDPARAGVHELTIVVSSPDGAELHRASVSVEITGIELPPLDIVSSHWMHLDSLADHYGVEVFSEEHWALVDRFMASAAEMGATSLLTPVWTPPLDTAIGSYRTVVQLIDITATDGGHSFGFDRLRRWLELCRRNGITGVEIAHLFTQWGAEATPGIVVDQERAFGWDVAATDPQYRILMEALLPALQAVLDEEWDREHVVFHISDEPSGEGGLASYLAAKAVVADLLKGWTVVDALSEHSFYTSGAVPVPVVATDHVEPFLAERPERLWVYYCVSQDRDVANRFIGMPSARNRAIGHQLFASGVDGFLHWGFNFWYTWHAIRQVDPFTDTSAGGAFPSGDPFAVYPGPDGTPWPSIRHRVFAQAMWDHRALQAIRSAHGLDAALDLIDPDRTLRFNRPVLDPDHYYQARRRMTAALT
- a CDS encoding TetR/AcrR family transcriptional regulator, coding for MPADRTVRSARRSGPAQAPAELRERILSATRELLQERRFDGLSVADILTAAGVSRASFYFYFPSKQAVLGDLVRAAVTQGQRAARPWIDHEQDPVEALRAGVADGARLWRENAGVLMAIVESWGSDEGLRELWLEQMNLFTEAATARIESDPEALRHLGSANPRDVAASLTWMGERLYYLAAAAVPPFDDEEVLVDTLTTAWTSILYGETGVVH
- a CDS encoding VOC family protein, which translates into the protein MTQTAIHLIVNDPDQAASWYAAALGARETSRLTLPDGRTLTIDLLLGDTVLAVAGEFPDRGMRTPAALGGTPAALHVQVPDVDAAWAQALQAGATVFEPVHDAFWGDRTVQFLDPSGHRWALDQHVQDVSPEEIAERAAELFGASA
- a CDS encoding AzlD domain-containing protein, producing MKLWLCVLVVSITNWLMKAAGPLVLGKRELPPAVVGVTQLTAPALLAGLIVTDLGGRSIDWTQLVGVGVAGILNLVRIPMLPAAAAGVAATALIRLVSN
- a CDS encoding AzlC family ABC transporter permease, which gives rise to MTGSGRQSFARGLRLGIGPGLATGVLALNFGAEARARGWGTVAPVVFSAFAFSGSAQFTLLSSLSGATVLAAIVAAMVINVRYLVMSVALAPSLRGGRLARMLQAQAIVDASFVAAHEQGNRYDVWRMIGVSVPQWICWTGGTAVGVLAAPSPDLMHKLGLDVAFPAFFIILLIDEVRRSRRAVVACLLGAVISAGLLFVTGPSYALLGAAAATLIGLRRGRSDEAVAVRTGGQHH
- a CDS encoding CGNR zinc finger domain-containing protein encodes the protein MTYQPELIGGHLALDLVNTVAWRHDPTRTIDRFADLSNVERWLLAAGVRTDQAAVTPRLRDDLVAVRRIAYEVLAGLAVGDQPAPAAIDALHDLISGAVRSASVELNPFGWRAEDPEDTVRLAVWRLFEDEDLGRLRRCGDDGCGWLFLDRSKNGSRRWCSSADCGNRARARRHYARARDGSTA
- a CDS encoding serine/threonine-protein kinase codes for the protein MGVGLGTGDRMLIAKRYRLGPSVGRGGMGEVFRATDELLGRVVAVKLLLPSDRDTRAGERFQREARAAARLSDPHVVSVYDFGPHGEGFFLVMELVEGRTVAAELAQQGTLPKDRAIDIVEQAAAGLAAAHLEDVVHRDVKPGNLLLTADGTVKVADFGIAHLPGEGTNTLTATGQIIGSTHYLAPERAKGEQAGKAADVYALGCVLYQLVTGQPPFTAEHPTAILYQHVDTAPVRPSLDRPELGGAFESVLLRMLAKDAADRPSATEIAGGALRAQSPAPASLVPAVVAANNDPVVTATQPPLDAPGTPNRTRRKTLLVGGIAVLATGAAVLAGVLLNGNDPKLPPTTDVGPASSPSTQAPSSTATRTASSGGETRTSTSTRPTQSASPTATPSTASPSASPTGTSSPTASPSAPTRSSTTPSVPTPTPSTGDSPSSAPPSSAPATTPPPGTSSPSPQRTATPPAAD